Below is a genomic region from Rhododendron vialii isolate Sample 1 chromosome 5a, ASM3025357v1.
CTATGAAAAATGGCCCATTCTACCTCAATGATACTCTCGGTAAGTTGATACACAATATTCTTATTTATTAGACACAAGGATCATGATTGGATATATCCATGTGTGGCAAAAATTTTGGTgaaatcatttttatttattgttattgGTTCAATGGTTGTAGGAAAAAATACTCTATTGACTTGTAAAAGTATGTTTGATAGTACTTGTGGAACAATTTTAATGTGCATGTGGTGCTCCTAACCAGACAGAGTGGGCAAAATAAAACGGAGGGATCGATTAGGCTCCTGTTAGGTCATTTGACTCATTTCTACCATAAATGTAATATTACttgtttccatttttatttctGTATTTGTTGAACAAACCAATGCACAAATCATTTTAGTTTTCTGGgggaaaagtttaaaaaaaatccaaataatcATTGTTATGTTTCTTTGAATTgttatcaccatttttttttattgtggtTGTATGCAGTGTTCAAGTATGACCCTCCAGTCGACAACTCCTCGCACCCTCACAGTGTGTATTTGTTCACCAACTTCTGGAGCTTCTTGAACTGCGACCTGACCCGAGCTAGTCGACTGGCGGACCCGACACAAGGAGGTGGAGAGGGATTCGAGTTCCGGTTGAAGAGGTGGCAGCCGTACTTCTTTGCCTGCGGTGAAAGTAATGGCGTCCATTGCAACCAGGGACTCATGAAGTTCGCTGTCATGCCATTGTCTCGCCGCTGGCATGGGTGATGCTGCGGGAACTAGCTAGGCTTGGGAAGATGCAGTGCTGCCCACGAGAATTTTCTAGTTTTCCATTTATAcgaataatgcaattttttgtttcgctttctttttctttatttatttttttttcgatttctgtTGTGGATAACATTTGTTATCGACTAGTAAAAGTTTGCGAGAGTAATGAATAAGCGAGAGTCGAACCCATTTTCTCACCTGTAGACACAAAGAATTAGGATTACTCAAGATCTACTGACTTGTGTTTAGGAGTGAGAAAATGTGTCTAGAAATAGAAAACCTAATTACTGTTACATTTTTATATATCTATTCTTGAATAGCTATTGACCGcatcgttccgtgtcaaaaatatatttataaaactgagaattaactactactccgtagaatagtggtcaagtccgagtatcgttccaacggagacagtatggctgagttacgacaaattcaattaacttctagattaattcgggcaaggaagtttggttgtttgaatttggagaatttattaaactaagagaaataattaaatggaaagtttgtaacgattggagagaaaatctagggtttaaaTTCACCTCGACCGCGTAACTCAAACATGCATAGGCAGATTAATTATCCGAATCAGAAAGGATTATTattagggcttgcaaaccctagcaataatcatctagaaaataattgagttgttaaaagtatagattatcccatagcacggaccgtctcagaAGTACGATCTAGTcgcctaacggcacgatccgtcttacgagtataatctatctcagaactccaactacaatcgatgaaaaccattgtataacttgtatttgaaagcatgcatacaaatactcaataaattaaaaccatcaaaatcattccattcaattgaaacggaaagggttcttagttaaacaatcgatccgaataataaacctaaaacccatacataaaatagagttacttggtgcgaagtttcatcttcacCCTAGAAAAagggtttagccggccatggagaagaaagatgtgATCGAGATTGAAGAAGACATGGAAAACATGAAGGAAATCCCTTAGAACGCCACTTTCTGTTCTCTCTGGAAAAGTAAATAAGTAATTCTAACCTAACGAACTAAAGTCTCCTTTTATAGTCTAGGCCCgtaaaaataaaacttaaaaaaaaacgcAAAGCAGATTTCCTTTTGCTGCCCGCTGGTCCGAACCAGCAATTCCATTGGCCGAACCAGAAAAACAGACTGTTCAAATTGTTGCTCCAGCTTTGGTTGTCCGGACCAACATATCCTTGGTCCGGACCAGATTTCTCAGCTTTCATCTTTTCTCCGTGGATCCTTCCGTAACATCCTTAACTCATGATTATTACTCCAAATCCTTTCCGAATGCTCCGTAAGTCCTGAAACACCATAAACCAATTAAAGCTCGTTAAATAACATTAGATAGGACCGACAAAACCTAAGTTAATGGGAATAAATgagtgcttttcagcacctatcacgccccccaacttacactttgttagtccctagcaaagaaaagaactaaacaACTAATGAAAGCAATGAAAGATAGGACATTTGAACCCCCGGGTGCTCCGGTAGGACGAGTTTAGTCTCGTAAAAGTGTGAGGGTTATTAGCAGTGAACGCCCACAAACATAAGGAACATTTCAACACAAAAATCGCAACCTGTCATGCAACTCATCGACATATCAAGCAGAGGATGCAAAGCTACCACAAAGATATAGCAAGGCAAACATAGTTCCGAGCGCTaataattcaagaaataaactGTGGCACTTAAACTTAGCGTGTGTGAATACGGGCCTCAATTACATATGAACAATAACCAACCACTCTCTCTGGACCGAgcctcgacttcaattctcaccgtgtcatgcactcacaaataAAGTCACTCGAAACAAGTTGCATTGCGGTTTGGAGGATACGTTAATGGAAAGCAAAGAACTccgcacactatgacacgaaaagaacgctttatATAGTGGACACACAATCTCATGAACAAAATGCCAAGCATTGGAACTCTCCACTAATTAATCAAACCTCAACCCAACACCCCTAAAGATCAAAGAGGACTTTATTCAAGGTCAAAGCATGAGGGATGGGATAATGTATCTAGGCTACGGTAAAAATAGATTTAAGTGTGAAAGAATAGGCAAGTATTTCAATTAAACGGGGCAAATATGCAATGTGTACCCCGCTAACATTAATTCAACTCCACCTTATCTCTCCTTCTATCCTTTCAACATCTTTCAAATACAAAGTAaccattccttttttttaacttatcGGTGCCCctttttctctactttttttttttgtattttcttgtgtttctcCTTTTTTTAAGGGACACCACCAATACTCCACAAAATTCAACAATCTACCCAAAAATTAACCTTTACATTCTCGCCGTTCTCCAAACATaatatggaaggtggagctaaccaagaaaaggctaaatGTGTAAGGCTCAATATAGCtcgcaagggataaatgtgaacacaaaggaacgaactaacccaaatatcaagaaagtGCCTGTAATCCTCTCTCaggggtgtaacatccatgtgacaAACCAAAGCCAAGagatattgttatgcattcaagttccaacACTTGGCAACCAAAGATGATTGAGATTGACAACAAATGTGTTTCTTTTCATGACAAACAAAGAGTTTATTCGACACCACTCCAACGAAAGGCTAAGGCATGAAAGCTCACTCGgacataagtctccactaatcataGCCTTTAAGACAGTCAAAtcacagctcacaagcaatCAAGCCCGACGTGCAATGTGCAAAAATGCTAAGACA
It encodes:
- the LOC131327056 gene encoding uncharacterized protein LOC131327056, translating into MGLKQVQVLILLLTAASMAAVGMADKKISATQRWNFGFNYTDWSAKHRNNNTRSGPNRIIVGGSAKWQFGFNYTDWAMKNGPFYLNDTLVFKYDPPVDNSSHPHSVYLFTNFWSFLNCDLTRASRLADPTQGGGEGFEFRLKRWQPYFFACGESNGVHCNQGLMKFAVMPLSRRWHG